Proteins from a single region of Scatophagus argus isolate fScaArg1 chromosome 23, fScaArg1.pri, whole genome shotgun sequence:
- the LOC124054696 gene encoding FHF complex subunit HOOK interacting protein 1A-like — protein MMASVVVGGNRKKSLTLRGVDPETCMIVFKNHWAQVVRILEKHEPGRSGISALSFLSGHAGGSSGTLRLGPIPADEASAVQNYVEHMLFLLMEEEAGQGGAMGPILEFVVLEGVMERLFLWSLRRQFTEDMKLEQLRMYQMLLSQARQPLLHHKPVLRPLMMLLASCAGAGTGSGGVVEAELVLLLNQLCVALVKDPSVLELFFHTSEDQGAANFLLFSLLIPYIHRQGSVGQQARDALLLIMSLSASDSRVAQHIAENTYFCPVLATGLSGLYSSLPARLQVYSEDWHCLDQADWQQVPALVHFLHSLDFCSAVTKVAHPSIRSQLLGYIYNGFLVPVLAPALHKLTVEEVMTTTAYLDLFLRSIPEPALLQTFLSFILLHTHDNVHILDTLVSRVNTPFQLGTVSLALFRTLIGLFCEDVMLQLVFRYLIPCHHLSRKQRRSLSQRDCYSSSAASFLRLMPSWCPENLNNTNTSSHLEHIHWPKGADLSVSDSVGYCRGSDFLMDVNYLHYLWDARQAISTSHRACRLWSAPYDGINPSPQEYRSDTPGDDIDDEEEIVRRVKSDSVSSLVITPPPLALSPTLSSSDTVSTGYQTGRASSALELEWDDIFADDDPSFSSGMLNKVLANGSVTVEADRCASTPAPPQHIQEMQRTATKLVHGSYVEESEFQDDVLVYDLVAQKDTKAAMLERIMAANRQARGSVSNSQRLSTAAMTTAVTTAGRTVIETVNSIMSTRRRSEDGGKEERRWSEDCGKEVKRRSDECGWQTWERKEEDETKRTDVQGEPQGRQFLTNGFNAKNHIINEGDDTDEDCKTVQQSCKATDFTATINHLNAPHQQHTHHNAQHPTLCFVTNALPNGHPESESHELLVSPSLPDNKVMNNNDFLSQYHELMLSLGVEPDGDDITDDSTFRKRVRALRQKLEEEEEIFGEELVFSSSWDDKEEKGEEEVEEAEEEAEEKEEGEERTSSTKKDGRRHGVPFTGPFISVLLSRLENLLENSIAVNLLVTGILAQLVSYPQPLLRSFLLGTDTRHRPNVRTLYQVLVSVHAQIERYVAARPDYPALVTQAWRFLLAKDQDSKFRECLQSQGGHIILDPSLPNGSLRNALALPPLGVLPPCPPIAPQAKSRVFAIILYAEFLKELAAMAQEHSIALDCSAEE, from the exons ATGATGGCATCGGTGGTTGTCGGGGGCAACCGGAAGAAGTCCCTCACGCTGAGAGGGGTGGACCCCGAGACCTGTATGATTGTGTTTAAGAACCACTGGGCTCAG GTAGTGAGGATCCTGGAGAAACACGAGCCGGGGCGGAGCGGCATCAGCGCGCTGAGTTTCCTCTCCGGCCACGCTGGCGGCAGCTCTGGAACATTACGTCTGGGTCCCATCCCGGCCGACGAGGCCAGCGCCGTCCAGAACTACGTGGAGCATATGCTCTTCctgctgatggaggaggaggcggggcAGG GGGGAGCGATGGGTCCCATCCTGGAGTTCGTGGTCCTGGAGGGCGTGATGGAGAGGCTGTTTCTGTGGAGCCTGAGGAGACAGTTCACAGAGGACATGAAGCTGGAGCAGCTCAGGATGTACCAGATGCTTCTGTCTCAGGCCAGGCAGCCTCTGCTGCACCACAAACCAGTTCTACGCCCACTCATGATGCTGCTGGCCTCCTGCGCTGGAGCCGGGACGG GCAGCGGTGGAGTGGTGGAGGCCGAGCTGGTCCTCCTGCTGAACCAGCTTTGCGTGGCTCTGGTCAAAGATCCGTCAGTGCTGGAACTGTTCTTCCACACCAGTGAGGACCAGGGAGCCGCCAActtcctgctcttctctctgctcatACCGTACATACACAG aCAGGGTTCGGTCGGTCAGCAGGCCAGAGATGCTCTGCTGCTCATCATGTCGCTGTCGGCCTCCGATTCTCGTGTCGCCCAGCACATCGCCGAAAACACATACTTCTGTCCT gTGCTGGCCACGGGTCTGTCTGGTCTGTACTCGTCTCTCCCTGCCCGGCTGCAGGTTTACAGTGAAGACTGGCACTGCCTGGACCAGGCTGACTGGCAGCAG GTTCCAGCTCTCGTCCACTTCCTGCACTCGCTGGACTTCTGTAGTGCGGTTACCAAG GTCGCTCATCCCTCCATCCGGTCTCAGTTGCTGGGTTACATCTACAACGGCTTCCTGGTGCCTGTGCTGGCTCCTGCTCTGCACAAG CTGACAGTAGAGGAGGTGATGACCACCACGGCGTACCTCGATCTGTTCCTGCGCTCCATCCCCGAACCCGCCCTCCTGCAGACCTTCCTGTCCTTCATCCTGCTGCACACGCATGACAACGTGCACATCCTGGACACACTGGTCAGCAGGGTCAACACACCTTTTCAG CTGGGTACTGTGTCCCTGGCTCTGTTCAGGACTCTGATTGGTCTCTTCTGTGAAGACGTCATGCTGCAGCTGGTGTTCAG GTATCTGATTCCCTGCCATCACCTGAGCAGGAAGCAGCGCCGCTCCCTCAGTCAGAGAGACTGTTACTCCTCCAGCGCCGCCTCCTTCCTGCGCCTCATGCCCTCCTGGTGCCCCGAGAACCTCAACAACACTAACACAAGCTCACACTTGGAGCACATCCACTGGCCCAAAGGAGCAG atCTGTCGGTGTCAGACAGTGTTGGTTACTGTCGGGGTTCAGACTTTTTGATGGATGTAAACTACCTCCACTACCTCTGGGACGCCCGCCAGGCCATCTCCACTTCCCACAG GGCATGTCGGCTCTGGTCGGCTCCGTATGACGGGATCAACCCTTCGCCTCAAGAATACCGATCTGACACACCTGGCGACGACATAGACGATGAGGAGGAGATCGTACGCCGAGTCAAGAGCGACTCCGTCTCCTCTTTGGTCATCACTCCTCCCCCCTTGGCCCTCTCCCCCACCCTGTCCTCCTCAGACACCGTCTCCACAGGCTACCAGACAGGACGAGCCAGCTCTGCCCTGGAGCTGGAGTGGGATGACATTTTTGCAGACGACGACCCCTCTTTTTCATCAGGGATGCTAAACAAGGTGCTGGCGAATGGCAGCGTGACCGTGGAGGCGGACAGGTGCGCTTCCACACCTGCACCTCCTCAACACATCCAGGAGATGCAGCGTACTGCGACCAAGCTGGTGCATGGCTCGTATGTCGAGGAATCAGAGTTTCAGGATGATGTTCTGGTCTACGATCTTGTCGCCCAGAAGGACACAAAGGCGGCCATGTTGGAGCGGATTATGGCAGCAAACCGACAGGCACGCGGAAGCGTCTCAAACAGCCAACGACTGTCAACAGCAGCAATGACAACAGCGGTGACAACAGCAGGGAGGACCGTGATAGAGACAGTTAACAGTATAATGTcaacgaggaggaggagcgaggatggagggaaagaggagagaagatggAGTGAGGATTGTGGgaaggaggtgaagaggaggagtgatGAGTGTGGATGGCAGACAtgggaaaggaaggaggaagatgagacaaAGAGGACAGATGTACAAGGAGAGCCACAGGGACGTCAGTTTCTCACCAATGGCTTCAATGCTAAGAATCACATCATCAACGAAGGTGATGATACTGATGAAGACTGCAAAACAGTACAGCAAAGCTGCAAAGCGACCGACTTCACAGCTACCATAAACCACTTGAATGCACCAcaccagcagcacacacaccacaacgCACAACATCCCACACTGTGTTTTGTGACAAACGCTTTACCCAACGGACATCCTGAGTCTGAATCACACGAGCTTTTGGTTTCTCCTAGTCTTCCTGACAACAAAGTCATGAATAACAACGACTTCCTGTCCCAATACCATGAGCTCATGCTCTCTTTGGGGGTGGAGCCAGatggtgatgacatcacagatgACAGCACATTCAGAAAGCGTGTCAGAGCACTGAGGCAaaaactggaggaggaggaggaaatattTGGTGAAGAACTTGTTTTTAGCTCCTCGTGGGatgacaaagaagagaaaggagaggaggaggtggaggaggcagaggaggaggcggaggagaaagaagaaggagaggagaggacgaGCAGCACTAAGAAAGACGGCAGGAGGCATGGAGTTCCAtttacag GTCCGTTCATCAGCGTCCTGTTGTCGCGGCTGGAGAACCTTCTGGAAAACTCCATCGCCGTTAACCTGCTGGTGACGGGAATCCTGGCCCAGCTGGTGTCGTACCCACAACCTCTGCTAAGGTCCTTCCTGCTCGGCACGGACACACGCCACCGACCCAACGTGCGCACACTGTACCAG GTGTTGGTGTCGGTGCACGCTCAGATAGAGCGCTACGTGGCAGCCAGGCCAGACTATCCTGCCCTGGTCACTCAGGCCTGGAGGTTCTTGTTGGCGAAAGACCAAGACAGCAAGTTTAGAG agtgcCTCCAGTCTCAGGGCGGTCACATCATCCTGGACCCATCTCTTCCTAATGGCTCCTTGAGGAACGCTCTGGCTTTGCCTCCCCTCGGCGTCCTGCCGCCCTGCCCTCCCATCGCCCCCCAAGCCAAGAGCCGAGTGTTCGCCATCATCCTGTACGCCGAGTTCCTGAAGGAGCTGGCCGCCATGGCCCAGGAGCACAGCATCGCTCTGGACTGCTCTGCTGAGGAGTAA